The proteins below are encoded in one region of Terriglobia bacterium:
- a CDS encoding aminotransferase class V-fold PLP-dependent enzyme: MVSRRGFLRSLSLATALPAVPALAQWDYEKTKAFTIDFPRDGDPAFWKKIRKMFLVPANKAFFNTGTLGAQPAVVYDTVVQHMRKVAADIAEWDYKGDDWISGYGPLPVIRGKLAALMNASTEEISLIENATTGMDIVANGLDLNPGDEILGTDQEHPGGRHGWDVKAKRCGAVYRQVPMPRPPRDPEEIVISFLNAFTGRTKVLAVPHIVSSFGTVLPVKELCAAARGRGMFTIIDGAQALGHVAVDVKDIGCDAYYSSMHKWLCAPAGNGVLYIRGERAKDIWTTLASSQWDNHQDEGYRLQQRGTGNLSLLMGLNAAIDFHNRIGHERVMRRIKELGDYLRAGLQKIPRVQINTPLHPAMCAGITNYQVDGLTGTTMQDALWIKGIRIRGNRQSTHIYNSEVELDATLTTIRQLAGA, translated from the coding sequence ATGGTATCGCGGCGAGGTTTTCTGAGGTCTTTGTCACTGGCAACGGCCTTGCCGGCCGTCCCTGCGCTGGCACAATGGGACTATGAAAAAACGAAGGCATTCACTATCGACTTTCCCAGGGATGGCGACCCCGCCTTCTGGAAAAAGATCCGCAAGATGTTCCTCGTGCCCGCGAACAAAGCGTTCTTCAACACCGGCACGCTGGGCGCTCAACCCGCCGTCGTCTATGATACGGTTGTCCAGCACATGCGCAAAGTGGCCGCTGACATTGCCGAATGGGACTACAAAGGCGACGATTGGATCTCCGGCTACGGCCCGCTCCCGGTCATTCGGGGCAAACTGGCTGCGCTGATGAACGCTTCAACCGAAGAGATTTCCCTGATCGAAAATGCCACCACCGGTATGGATATTGTTGCCAATGGCCTGGACCTGAACCCGGGGGACGAGATTCTCGGGACGGACCAGGAACACCCGGGCGGCCGGCATGGCTGGGACGTGAAGGCGAAGCGCTGCGGCGCGGTGTATCGCCAGGTGCCTATGCCGAGGCCGCCCCGTGATCCAGAGGAGATCGTCATTTCATTCCTGAACGCGTTTACCGGCAGGACCAAGGTCCTGGCCGTGCCGCACATCGTTTCCTCTTTCGGCACTGTCCTCCCCGTCAAAGAGCTGTGCGCGGCAGCGCGTGGTCGAGGCATGTTCACGATCATCGACGGCGCTCAGGCACTGGGCCACGTCGCCGTCGACGTCAAGGACATCGGCTGCGACGCCTATTATTCGAGCATGCACAAATGGCTGTGCGCCCCGGCCGGCAACGGTGTCCTTTACATCCGCGGGGAGCGGGCGAAGGACATCTGGACAACGCTCGCCAGCTCCCAGTGGGACAACCACCAGGATGAAGGATACCGGCTGCAGCAGCGCGGCACCGGGAACCTTTCGCTCCTGATGGGCCTGAACGCCGCTATCGATTTCCACAACAGGATCGGTCACGAGCGGGTTATGCGCCGAATCAAAGAGTTGGGCGATTATCTGCGGGCCGGCCTGCAGAAGATTCCCAGGGTGCAGATCAACACGCCCCTCCATCCGGCGATGTGTGCCGGAATCACCAACTACCAGGTCGATGGGCTGACAGGAACAACCATGCAGGACGCCTTGTGGATTAAGGGAATCCGCATTCGCGGCAACCGCCAGTCGACGCACATCTACAATAGCGAGGTGGAACTCGACGCAACGCTGACCACCATCCGCCAACTGGCCGGAGCATAG
- a CDS encoding metallophosphoesterase encodes MGSRSPPQHPSGADVYRKEDSHQYYNGLVDFHDYRKQQAEWLKADLAGDPSRNAKFRIVISHIPPRGAKGFAIQDVCENFEPLINQAGVDLWLSGHTHRFQRVDGAPGQNTYPLIIGSTDTITRVDVSVAGLSVTIVRLSGEVLLPPLQLERRRSQRQPAE; translated from the coding sequence ATAGGATCACGATCTCCGCCACAGCACCCAAGCGGCGCTGACGTATACCGAAAGGAAGACTCGCATCAGTATTACAACGGTCTCGTTGACTTTCATGATTACCGGAAGCAACAAGCCGAGTGGCTGAAAGCGGATCTGGCCGGGGATCCCTCCCGCAACGCGAAGTTCAGGATCGTGATCTCCCATATTCCGCCGCGAGGTGCGAAAGGATTCGCCATACAGGACGTGTGCGAGAACTTCGAACCCTTGATCAACCAGGCAGGTGTCGATCTCTGGCTCTCCGGCCACACCCACAGGTTTCAGCGCGTGGATGGCGCCCCAGGACAAAACACATATCCGCTGATCATCGGATCGACCGATACCATCACCCGTGTGGATGTTTCCGTGGCCGGCTTAAGCGTCACAATCGTGAGGCTCAGCGGGGAAGTGTTACTTCCGCCGCTGCAGCTTGAGCGCAGACGGAGCCAGCGCCAGCCCGCCGAGTGA
- a CDS encoding L-serine ammonia-lyase, iron-sulfur-dependent, subunit alpha encodes MQAGGISILNDVLGPVMRGPSSSHTAASYHIGRLVAALLGAPPIRARVAFDPGGSYGKVYSQQGVDRGFAMGLLDLPLTDPRFYQALDAVASRGIKLIFEVCPLPDPDHPNTADIQLRASDGQTLDVRARSVGGGAVEITRIDGWPVLVTGQTHEVLFELSGAAEARVRALLAGDGNLLAEPSCQLRSGRILLHARRRQPLGRELRATLATADGVVWMREAPPLAYIKQGLPLFQSADEMVARAEERGCSLGHLALAHEAALLGIGDPDVCAEMARRVDVMRAAVSQGLCERIPDMQLLMPTASRIFRADAEGKLAIGGLHTRAAIRALAAMHINSGMGVVCAAPTGGSAGVLPGVLTTLIEERGLDREQATLAALAAGAVGVIVGTRATFAAEIAGCQVEIGAAGAMAAAAVVEAGGGTPRQAVDAAAVSFQNTMGSVCDLVQGTVEIPCHTRNAVAASSAFVCADLVMGGYANPIPLDETIDAVLAVGKMLPPELRVTSLGGLALAPSALKLQRRK; translated from the coding sequence ATGCAGGCAGGCGGCATCAGCATTCTCAACGATGTGCTCGGCCCGGTGATGCGGGGGCCGTCGAGCTCGCACACGGCCGCCTCCTATCACATCGGGCGGCTGGTGGCCGCGCTGCTCGGGGCGCCGCCGATCCGGGCGAGGGTCGCGTTTGATCCCGGCGGGTCCTACGGGAAAGTCTACAGCCAGCAGGGAGTCGACCGCGGTTTTGCGATGGGCCTCCTGGATCTGCCGCTGACGGATCCGCGCTTCTACCAGGCGCTCGACGCGGTCGCCTCTCGCGGCATCAAACTGATCTTCGAAGTCTGCCCCCTCCCGGATCCCGATCACCCGAACACAGCCGATATCCAGTTGCGCGCATCCGATGGACAGACTCTCGATGTGCGGGCCCGTTCCGTCGGTGGGGGCGCAGTCGAGATCACACGAATCGACGGATGGCCAGTGCTGGTGACAGGGCAGACTCACGAGGTGCTCTTCGAGCTGAGCGGCGCGGCGGAGGCGCGCGTGCGTGCACTCCTCGCCGGAGATGGAAATCTGCTCGCCGAGCCGTCTTGCCAGTTACGATCCGGCCGGATCCTCCTGCATGCAAGACGACGGCAGCCTTTAGGCCGCGAGCTGAGGGCGACCCTCGCCACCGCGGATGGCGTCGTGTGGATGCGGGAAGCGCCACCGCTGGCATATATCAAGCAGGGGCTGCCGCTGTTTCAGAGTGCCGACGAGATGGTGGCGCGCGCAGAGGAACGCGGCTGCTCCCTCGGACATCTTGCGCTTGCGCATGAAGCGGCACTGCTCGGCATCGGCGATCCAGACGTATGCGCAGAAATGGCGCGTCGCGTCGACGTGATGCGCGCAGCCGTCAGCCAGGGCCTCTGCGAGCGCATCCCGGACATGCAGCTCCTGATGCCCACAGCCAGCCGCATCTTCCGTGCCGATGCCGAAGGGAAGCTGGCCATCGGGGGACTGCATACGCGGGCTGCAATTCGCGCTCTGGCCGCCATGCATATCAACAGCGGCATGGGGGTGGTCTGCGCCGCGCCCACCGGTGGATCGGCGGGAGTATTGCCCGGCGTCCTGACGACGCTCATCGAGGAACGCGGTCTCGATCGGGAGCAGGCGACACTTGCCGCACTGGCTGCGGGTGCGGTCGGGGTGATCGTGGGCACGCGGGCTACCTTCGCCGCGGAGATCGCCGGTTGCCAGGTCGAGATTGGTGCAGCCGGAGCCATGGCCGCCGCAGCCGTGGTCGAAGCCGGAGGAGGCACGCCCAGGCAGGCCGTGGATGCAGCGGCTGTTTCATTTCAGAACACGATGGGGTCGGTGTGTGATCTCGTGCAAGGCACGGTCGAAATCCCCTGCCACACGCGCAACGCGGTGGCCGCATCCAGTGCTTTCGTCTGTGCGGACCTTGTCATGGGCGGCTATGCAAACCCCATCCCGCTTGATGAGACCATCGACGCCGTGTTGGCAGTGGGCAAAATGTTGCCGCCCGAACTGCGCGTGACCTCACTCGGCGGGCTGGCGCTGGCTCCGTCTGCGCTCAAGCTGCAGCGGCGGAAGTAA
- a CDS encoding NADP-dependent phosphogluconate dehydrogenase — translation MQLGMIGLGRMGANMVRRLLRGGQQCMVFDTNQDTVRQLVKEGAVGAVSLDDLIMKLNPPRAVWLMVPAAAVDRMLQDLTARMGEGDIIIDGGNSYYIDDVRRARELQVRGLHYVDVGTSGGIWGLERGYCQMIGGARAVVEHLDPIFKTLAPGRGNLARTTGREATSGSAEEGYLHCGPPGAGHFVKMVHNGIEYGLMAAYAEGMNILRHANAGRQNRNVDAETTPLRHPEYYQ, via the coding sequence CTGCAACTCGGAATGATCGGCCTCGGCCGAATGGGGGCAAACATGGTGCGTCGTCTGCTGCGCGGCGGGCAGCAGTGCATGGTCTTCGATACCAACCAGGACACAGTGCGACAGCTGGTGAAGGAAGGCGCAGTTGGTGCCGTATCGCTGGACGATCTCATCATGAAGCTCAATCCTCCGCGTGCGGTCTGGCTGATGGTCCCTGCAGCTGCAGTAGACAGAATGTTGCAGGACCTGACGGCGCGCATGGGGGAAGGCGACATCATCATTGACGGCGGAAACTCATACTACATCGACGATGTGCGGCGCGCCCGGGAACTCCAGGTGCGTGGTCTTCATTACGTGGACGTTGGGACCAGCGGCGGCATCTGGGGACTCGAGCGCGGGTATTGTCAAATGATCGGCGGCGCGCGCGCAGTTGTAGAGCATCTCGATCCCATCTTTAAGACACTGGCGCCGGGACGCGGAAATCTGGCGCGCACCACGGGACGCGAAGCGACAAGCGGCAGTGCCGAAGAAGGTTACCTTCACTGTGGACCGCCGGGTGCGGGTCATTTCGTAAAGATGGTCCACAACGGAATCGAGTACGGCCTCATGGCAGCCTATGCCGAGGGCATGAACATCCTGAGACACGCCAATGCCGGCAGGCAGAATCGGAATGTGGATGCCGAGACCACACCGCTGCGGCACCCCGAATACTATCAGTAA
- a CDS encoding PaaI family thioesterase, whose amino-acid sequence MRHRVARKQQNSKMCLVCGLGNPYGLKASFYELENNELVSIFKPAEVHQSYPGRLHGGIAAAILDETIGRAIMMQYDEMVWGVTLEFSVRFKKPIPLSQELKVVGRITNETSRLFEGTGEIILSDGEIAATGSGKYMKLPIDKIADFDATEQEWKVTAFDHDPATIEI is encoded by the coding sequence TTGCGACATCGAGTAGCGCGGAAGCAGCAAAACAGCAAGATGTGCCTGGTCTGCGGGCTGGGCAATCCCTATGGACTCAAAGCCTCATTCTATGAACTGGAGAACAACGAACTCGTGAGCATCTTCAAACCGGCGGAGGTCCACCAGAGCTATCCCGGCCGCCTACACGGCGGCATTGCAGCCGCCATCCTCGATGAAACGATCGGACGGGCGATCATGATGCAATATGATGAGATGGTCTGGGGTGTGACCCTCGAGTTCTCGGTCAGGTTCAAAAAGCCGATCCCGCTGAGTCAGGAACTGAAGGTCGTGGGGCGAATCACGAATGAAACGAGTCGTCTTTTTGAGGGAACCGGAGAGATTATCCTGTCCGATGGTGAGATTGCCGCGACCGGCAGCGGCAAATACATGAAGCTTCCCATCGACAAAATCGCGGATTTTGATGCGACGGAGCAGGAATGGAAGGTCACTGCTTTCGATCACGATCCGGCCACGATTGAGATTTAA
- a CDS encoding DUF4982 domain-containing protein has protein sequence MKRAAGFLLVIILPAAFSVTAWALAADSTTPRLSIPFDQGWKFHLGDAPGAAEPTFDDHNWRVLDLPHDWSIELPFDAKLASGTGFLPGGIGWYRKAFRLPPSAVPRRVGILFDGVYANSEVWINGHYLGKRPYGYVSFQYDLTPYLSSGSKQDVLAVRVDHSRYADSRWYTGSGIYRHVWMTATGAVHVAPRGTFITAPEISRQSAVVAIKTRVSNDGIQAREVVLRSTIKDSAGKTVAATETARTIKAGEEFCFEQGARFANPMLWSPETPHLYYLVSGLKVDRTVVDEYETPFGVRTIFFDPSRGFLLNGVKTVIKGVCLHHDAGSLGAAVPDRVLERRLQLLKELGCNAIRTSHNPPAPELLDMCDRMGFLVMDEAFDEWARPKKKWIEGWNAGTPGFQGYAEYFNEWAVKDIQSMVDRDKNHPCVILWSIGNEIDYDKDPYFDPQSKGYTPDKPSAADLPAIAAKLIEAVKAIDPSRPTTAALANIMVSNRLGLPDLLDVVGYNYLEKFYSQDHTRYPARKMVGSENSHAYSAWKVVEDLGFVSGQFLWTGFDYLGEARQWPARSSGSGVLDECGFKKPAFYFRQSLWAEKPMVYIAVRTPAAGPADARTTRSEVVGGWNWPVKDGDPVAVVAYTNCEQVELLLNGKSQGEKSLSSAQDHVLSWEVLYAAGTLKAIGKNRGAAVCSWELRAAGKTERIKMNPDASTIIADGRDVSHVEVVLVDGAGNPVFSADDAISFKIAGKGRIIGVDSGDIRSHESFKAPSRKAYQGRCLVIIQSTAEPGTIQLKATAPGLAEDRITISATAPKRR, from the coding sequence ATGAAAAGGGCCGCGGGTTTTCTACTCGTCATCATTCTGCCGGCCGCTTTTTCTGTCACCGCCTGGGCGCTGGCAGCTGATTCGACCACCCCCCGGCTGAGCATTCCTTTCGACCAAGGGTGGAAGTTTCATCTCGGGGATGCTCCCGGAGCAGCGGAGCCCACCTTCGACGATCACAACTGGCGCGTGCTTGATCTCCCGCACGATTGGAGTATTGAACTCCCGTTCGACGCCAAGCTTGCGAGTGGGACGGGATTCCTCCCCGGGGGGATCGGGTGGTACCGGAAAGCTTTTCGTTTGCCCCCGTCCGCTGTTCCCAGACGCGTAGGCATTCTATTTGACGGCGTCTATGCGAACAGTGAGGTGTGGATCAACGGCCATTATCTCGGCAAGCGGCCCTATGGGTACGTCAGCTTTCAATACGACCTCACGCCCTACCTCTCTTCGGGCTCGAAACAGGATGTTCTCGCGGTCAGAGTCGACCATTCCAGGTATGCCGATTCACGGTGGTATACCGGTTCCGGGATCTATCGCCATGTCTGGATGACCGCGACAGGCGCTGTTCATGTCGCTCCCCGGGGAACCTTCATTACCGCTCCGGAGATTTCACGGCAATCGGCCGTTGTTGCCATCAAAACACGTGTCAGCAACGACGGTATTCAAGCCCGTGAGGTTGTGCTCCGGTCAACGATCAAAGACAGCGCGGGCAAGACGGTTGCAGCAACCGAGACTGCCCGGACGATCAAGGCCGGTGAAGAATTCTGTTTTGAGCAAGGCGCCAGGTTTGCCAATCCAATGCTATGGTCCCCCGAAACCCCGCACCTTTACTACCTCGTGAGCGGTCTCAAAGTGGACCGCACCGTCGTCGACGAGTACGAAACACCGTTCGGTGTCCGAACCATTTTCTTTGACCCGTCCCGGGGTTTCTTGCTCAATGGGGTGAAAACCGTGATCAAGGGGGTGTGTCTCCACCACGATGCCGGGTCTCTGGGCGCGGCGGTTCCGGACCGGGTTCTCGAAAGAAGGTTGCAGCTGCTCAAGGAACTGGGATGCAACGCCATCCGGACCAGCCACAATCCGCCGGCGCCGGAATTGCTCGACATGTGCGACCGCATGGGTTTTCTTGTTATGGACGAGGCGTTCGACGAATGGGCCAGGCCCAAGAAAAAATGGATCGAGGGCTGGAATGCGGGAACCCCCGGTTTTCAAGGATATGCCGAGTATTTCAACGAGTGGGCCGTCAAAGACATCCAGAGCATGGTGGATCGCGACAAAAACCATCCGTGTGTCATACTCTGGAGCATCGGCAACGAAATCGACTACGACAAAGATCCTTACTTCGACCCGCAGTCCAAGGGTTACACGCCCGACAAACCTTCCGCCGCTGATCTGCCGGCGATAGCCGCGAAGCTGATCGAAGCCGTCAAAGCGATCGATCCGTCCCGTCCCACCACCGCGGCGCTCGCCAACATCATGGTCTCAAATCGTCTCGGCCTGCCGGACCTCCTTGATGTCGTCGGCTACAACTATCTGGAGAAGTTTTACAGTCAGGATCACACACGATATCCGGCAAGGAAGATGGTTGGGAGCGAAAACTCGCATGCGTACAGCGCCTGGAAAGTGGTTGAAGATCTGGGCTTCGTCAGCGGCCAATTTTTGTGGACCGGCTTCGACTACCTCGGTGAGGCGCGGCAGTGGCCTGCGCGCAGCTCCGGTTCCGGAGTCCTGGATGAATGCGGTTTCAAAAAGCCTGCGTTTTATTTCAGGCAAAGCCTCTGGGCGGAAAAACCCATGGTTTACATTGCGGTGAGGACCCCTGCGGCCGGCCCTGCTGATGCGCGCACGACGAGGTCGGAGGTTGTTGGCGGCTGGAACTGGCCGGTGAAAGATGGCGATCCTGTGGCGGTAGTTGCCTATACCAACTGTGAGCAGGTCGAGTTGTTGCTGAATGGAAAATCTCAGGGAGAAAAATCCCTCTCCTCGGCCCAAGATCATGTATTGTCGTGGGAAGTACTCTATGCGGCTGGGACACTCAAGGCCATTGGCAAAAACCGGGGAGCAGCGGTCTGTTCATGGGAACTAAGAGCAGCCGGCAAGACGGAACGCATAAAGATGAACCCCGATGCGTCTACGATCATCGCCGACGGGCGCGATGTGTCGCATGTGGAAGTGGTGCTGGTCGACGGTGCAGGAAACCCTGTGTTTTCTGCCGACGACGCGATCAGTTTCAAAATCGCCGGCAAGGGCCGCATCATCGGCGTGGACAGTGGGGATATTCGCAGCCATGAAAGCTTCAAGGCGCCGTCGCGGAAAGCCTATCAAGGGAGGTGTCTCGTCATCATCCAGTCCACTGCGGAACCGGGGACGATTCAATTGAAGGCCACCGCACCCGGACTGGCCGAAGATAGGATCACGATCTCCGCCACAGCACCCAAGCGGCGCTGA
- a CDS encoding carbohydrate binding family 9 domain-containing protein, protein MITLLLCLLQLPQLPSAAALEGRGAPTFTIPRIEADPSIDGRLDEPAWTQAARLAGFSQYQPVDGRPAEEQTEVLVFYTPSALYFAIIAHDSDPGSIRATVADRDNLGNEDTVTIFLDTFNDRRRAFFFGVNPLGAQEDGVQTEGAFNAGSAWGGGNFQGGTLDKSPDYKWDSAGMITEQGYIVEIRIPFKSLRYPGNGPQRWGINIQRKVQRTGYVDTWTDVRRASNSFLGQSGAMEGLHDLKRGVVTEAQPFITATKDGARTPDGNFQREKIKLNPGVNLRLGFTNMSIDATVNPDFSQVESDAGQVTVNQRFALFYPEKRPFFLEGIELFSTPNQLVYTRQVEDPITGAKFTGKFGRFGIAYLNAVDDIPEGGHAVFNITRLRADLGANSLAGVTYTDRIATGDSNRVVAADARITFKKLYYVQGQLGRSWSDLAGGNTSSPLWSAEFDRTGRAWGFNYKLNGIGESFEARSGYVPRNNIVEGHAFNRFTWYGERGAVLESFSTHFGAQRIWNYRDFLSTASIEGNESVSSQAQLRGGWDVNAEFQRQFVRFDPSKYTDYQVQRSGGTVEAFAAPEILSGAYGANFSVSTPTFRTFGGRFEIGHGKSPIFDEAANGRETVASLIANLRPTDTVRVETQGTISYLKRARDGSEFARTIIPRVKIEYQPRRSLFFRVIGEYRSQRQAALEDPRTGDPLIVKGVPSTPERFNGLRLDLLVSYEPTPGTVAFFGYGSSLDTDRTFGITDLRRTSDGFFLKLAYQFRR, encoded by the coding sequence GTGATTACGTTATTATTGTGCCTCTTGCAGCTGCCACAACTCCCCAGCGCCGCGGCCTTGGAGGGGCGTGGCGCCCCGACGTTTACGATCCCGCGCATCGAGGCGGATCCTTCCATAGACGGTCGTCTGGATGAGCCGGCCTGGACTCAGGCGGCCAGGCTGGCCGGCTTTTCGCAGTACCAGCCCGTGGACGGCCGGCCTGCCGAAGAGCAGACCGAGGTGCTCGTCTTCTACACCCCCTCGGCACTCTATTTCGCCATCATCGCACATGATTCCGATCCCGGCTCGATCCGCGCTACGGTGGCGGATCGCGACAACCTGGGGAACGAGGATACTGTCACTATCTTCCTCGACACCTTCAACGATCGCCGCAGGGCGTTTTTCTTCGGTGTCAATCCCTTGGGGGCACAGGAAGACGGCGTGCAGACTGAGGGCGCTTTCAATGCAGGCAGTGCCTGGGGCGGCGGAAATTTCCAGGGCGGCACCCTGGACAAGAGCCCCGATTACAAGTGGGACTCGGCCGGGATGATCACCGAGCAGGGCTACATTGTCGAGATCCGCATCCCTTTCAAAAGCCTGCGCTACCCGGGCAATGGTCCGCAACGCTGGGGAATCAACATACAGCGCAAGGTGCAGCGCACCGGCTACGTGGACACCTGGACCGACGTGCGTCGCGCCAGCAACAGTTTCCTGGGCCAATCGGGTGCGATGGAAGGACTGCATGATCTGAAACGCGGCGTTGTGACCGAGGCACAGCCATTCATCACCGCAACGAAAGACGGGGCCAGAACACCGGATGGGAACTTCCAGCGGGAGAAGATCAAGCTGAATCCCGGCGTCAACCTGCGGCTTGGATTCACGAACATGTCAATTGACGCCACGGTAAATCCGGACTTCAGCCAGGTTGAGTCCGATGCCGGACAGGTGACCGTCAACCAGCGCTTTGCTCTCTTCTATCCGGAAAAACGTCCCTTCTTCCTCGAAGGGATCGAGTTGTTCTCCACTCCGAACCAGCTCGTCTACACAAGGCAAGTTGAGGACCCGATCACCGGTGCCAAGTTCACAGGCAAGTTCGGCCGTTTTGGCATTGCCTACCTTAACGCGGTGGACGACATCCCCGAAGGCGGCCACGCGGTTTTCAACATCACCCGTTTGCGAGCCGACCTGGGCGCCAATTCCCTTGCAGGCGTGACCTACACCGACAGGATCGCCACAGGCGACTCCAACCGTGTGGTGGCAGCCGACGCGCGCATTACCTTCAAAAAGCTGTACTACGTGCAGGGCCAGTTGGGCCGTTCCTGGAGCGACCTCGCCGGCGGGAACACCAGTTCCCCGCTTTGGAGCGCGGAGTTCGATCGCACCGGGAGAGCCTGGGGTTTCAACTACAAGCTCAATGGCATCGGCGAGTCGTTTGAGGCACGCTCCGGCTACGTGCCACGTAACAACATAGTTGAGGGGCACGCTTTCAACCGTTTTACCTGGTACGGCGAGCGCGGTGCGGTCCTGGAGAGCTTCAGCACCCACTTCGGCGCGCAGCGGATCTGGAATTATCGCGACTTCCTGAGCACGGCCTCGATCGAGGGCAACGAATCTGTCAGCTCCCAGGCCCAGTTGCGGGGCGGCTGGGACGTGAACGCCGAGTTCCAGCGGCAGTTCGTGCGATTTGACCCGTCGAAGTACACAGACTATCAAGTTCAGCGCTCCGGCGGGACGGTCGAAGCGTTTGCGGCACCTGAAATCCTGAGCGGCGCCTATGGTGCGAATTTCTCAGTGAGCACGCCCACGTTTCGCACGTTCGGCGGCCGTTTCGAGATCGGCCATGGCAAGAGCCCCATCTTCGACGAAGCCGCCAATGGGCGCGAGACGGTCGCCTCCCTGATTGCCAATCTGAGGCCAACGGATACCGTGCGTGTGGAAACCCAAGGGACAATCTCCTACCTGAAACGCGCCCGGGATGGGAGCGAGTTCGCCCGCACCATCATTCCGCGCGTGAAGATCGAGTATCAGCCCAGGAGATCCTTGTTCTTCCGTGTGATCGGAGAGTATCGCTCGCAGCGTCAGGCGGCGCTGGAAGACCCACGGACCGGTGACCCGCTGATCGTGAAAGGCGTGCCCAGCACGCCGGAAAGATTCAACGGCCTCCGCCTCGATCTGCTGGTCTCATATGAACCGACCCCGGGAACGGTCGCCTTTTTCGGTTACGGCAGCTCGCTGGATACCGATCGCACATTCGGAATTACCGATCTGCGGAGAACCAGCGACGGTTTCTTTCTCAAACTCGCGTATCAATTCCGCCGCTGA